In the Brevinematales bacterium genome, one interval contains:
- the rpmF gene encoding 50S ribosomal protein L32: MGLPKHKTSKTMSKRRKSNSYYARAVIPAMSVCPHCGEKKIPHRVCPSCGFYGDKSGGVQVITKAIKEVKE, translated from the coding sequence ATGGGCTTACCGAAGCATAAGACATCTAAAACGATGAGTAAAAGACGGAAATCAAATTCGTATTACGCTAGAGCGGTCATACCCGCTATGTCCGTATGTCCTCACTGCGGCGAGAAGAAGATACCCCACCGGGTATGTCCTTCCTGCGGTTTCTACGGAGATAAATCCGGCGGCGTACAGGTGATTACCAAGGCTATCAAAGAGGTTAAGGAGTAA
- a CDS encoding phenylalanine--tRNA ligase subunit beta, which produces MFVTYNWLKEFTEISISPEELADRLTMQGLEVVAMKKAGFDLSKNPLIGLVKIQSVEKHPKTDTLKICKVAGTKKFTVVTNSPNAAKGDYVVFAQPGATLPNGITVKETKIKEQVSEGMFLPKEFLLLEEKSADIWILGKDEKVADVEFQLFMEEDTIFEIELTANRSDCLSTIGIAREVAAMLDKPLKVNEPKVSETINVEPDIEVQDRNLCPRYSSRILTGIEVRESPAWVRRRLTMCGLRPINNIVDATNYVLLEMGHPTHAFDLNRLEGKKIVVRTAKKGETITSLDGTERKITEEMLMIADEKKPVGIAGVMGGENSEIIDTTRDLLVESAYFDPVSIRRTSAALKLKTDAAYHFERNADWGITMTALDRVCELVMMSSPAKVSKAVDRYTNIMKERVVTIKDGYVEEKLGMEMPLKDVEDYLKRLGFYIMVKRDSSLEVKVPSFRSDVSRPIDLVEEIARVYGYNNIPEASFRPPTVVEGLGEVKNIKFKLREILTGLGFSEAYNHTFTDTDELKKFRIMNSSVIPLENPMTQDASVLRNYLFMGIVKNIEYNEKSAYRHASRFFEIGRIFKKEQDYSESERICFAVWGKDESYERLLGIAEMLLIRLGAGKLEFRKAKHEFMHPENCTIVFQDDKKIGFLGELHPDIQDELELRYPVFFAEFNLAVLEDIFRGETVIAPIGKFPPADRDLSLVVDESVLARDVQNMMLSFDSLIHQVEFVDIFSGEKIGEDRKSLTYSIIFQSNEKTLSDVEVNAVMDKLVAKLEEQFNAELRS; this is translated from the coding sequence ATGTTTGTAACATATAATTGGCTGAAGGAATTCACCGAAATATCCATATCCCCGGAGGAACTTGCCGACCGTCTGACTATGCAGGGTCTGGAAGTGGTCGCGATGAAGAAAGCCGGTTTCGACCTCTCGAAAAATCCGCTGATAGGGCTTGTCAAGATTCAATCGGTGGAGAAGCACCCCAAGACGGATACCCTGAAAATATGCAAGGTCGCCGGGACGAAAAAATTCACCGTAGTGACCAATTCGCCGAATGCCGCGAAGGGAGACTATGTCGTATTCGCTCAGCCCGGCGCAACGCTTCCCAACGGGATAACCGTGAAGGAAACGAAGATCAAGGAACAGGTCTCCGAGGGAATGTTTCTCCCGAAGGAATTTCTCCTTTTAGAGGAAAAAAGCGCGGATATCTGGATTCTCGGGAAGGACGAGAAGGTCGCGGATGTGGAATTTCAATTATTCATGGAAGAAGATACGATATTTGAGATAGAGCTGACCGCGAACCGGTCGGATTGTCTTTCAACGATAGGTATCGCGCGAGAGGTCGCGGCGATGCTCGATAAGCCGTTGAAAGTCAACGAGCCCAAGGTCAGCGAAACGATCAATGTCGAACCGGATATCGAGGTGCAGGACAGAAACCTCTGCCCGCGTTACTCGTCCCGGATACTTACCGGCATCGAGGTGCGCGAGTCGCCCGCCTGGGTACGCCGCCGCCTGACGATGTGCGGGCTGCGCCCGATCAATAATATTGTCGACGCGACCAACTACGTATTGCTCGAAATGGGGCATCCCACCCACGCGTTCGACCTCAACCGCCTCGAGGGGAAGAAAATTGTCGTGCGGACGGCGAAAAAGGGCGAGACGATCACGTCGCTCGACGGTACCGAACGTAAAATTACCGAAGAAATGCTGATGATCGCCGACGAGAAAAAGCCAGTGGGCATAGCCGGGGTGATGGGCGGCGAGAACAGCGAGATTATAGACACGACGCGCGATTTGCTGGTGGAGAGCGCCTATTTCGATCCGGTATCGATCCGCCGGACGTCCGCGGCGTTGAAGCTGAAGACCGACGCGGCGTACCATTTCGAACGCAACGCCGATTGGGGAATCACGATGACCGCGCTCGACCGCGTCTGCGAACTGGTGATGATGTCCAGCCCCGCGAAGGTATCGAAGGCGGTAGACCGTTATACGAATATTATGAAAGAAAGGGTTGTGACGATCAAGGACGGCTATGTCGAGGAAAAACTCGGTATGGAGATGCCTCTGAAGGACGTCGAGGATTACCTGAAACGGCTCGGTTTCTATATTATGGTCAAGCGCGACAGCAGTCTCGAGGTCAAGGTTCCGAGTTTCCGTTCCGACGTCAGCCGCCCGATCGATTTGGTCGAGGAGATCGCGCGCGTGTACGGGTATAACAATATCCCCGAAGCGTCGTTCCGGCCGCCGACGGTGGTGGAAGGGCTCGGCGAAGTCAAGAATATCAAGTTCAAGCTGAGGGAAATCCTGACGGGTCTGGGTTTTTCCGAAGCGTATAACCATACGTTTACGGATACGGACGAACTGAAAAAATTCAGGATTATGAATAGTTCCGTGATCCCGCTCGAGAACCCGATGACACAGGACGCGTCGGTGCTCAGGAATTACCTCTTCATGGGGATTGTGAAAAATATCGAGTACAATGAGAAATCGGCGTACCGTCACGCATCGAGATTTTTTGAAATCGGGCGGATATTCAAGAAAGAACAGGATTACAGCGAATCCGAGCGGATATGTTTCGCGGTATGGGGAAAGGACGAGTCCTATGAGAGACTATTAGGGATCGCCGAAATGCTGCTGATACGTCTCGGCGCTGGAAAACTGGAATTCAGGAAGGCGAAGCACGAGTTTATGCATCCCGAAAATTGTACCATCGTATTTCAGGACGATAAAAAGATCGGTTTCCTCGGGGAACTCCACCCGGATATCCAGGACGAACTGGAATTGCGTTATCCCGTATTTTTCGCGGAGTTCAACCTTGCCGTGCTGGAGGATATTTTCCGTGGCGAAACGGTGATCGCGCCGATCGGGAAATTTCCGCCCGCCGACCGCGATCTGTCGCTCGTAGTGGACGAATCGGTGCTCGCGAGGGATGTGCAGAATATGATGCTCTCGTTCGATAGCCTCATCCATCAAGTGGAGTTTGTCGATATATTCTCCGGCGAGAAGATCGGCGAGGACCGGAAGAGCCTGACCTACTCGATCATTTTCCAGAGTAACGAGAAAACTTTAAGCGATGTCGAGGTAAACGCGGTCATGGATAAGCTGGTCGCGAAACTGGAAGAGCAGTTTAACGCCGAGCTTCGTTCGTAG
- a CDS encoding HAD-IA family hydrolase: MHNYECLIFDLYNTLISDDGMAEREKYRLDSIYTILEKSLYPVKFQTLSEKYGEMMAKWAESQATNGWCVPPFYQVEYLLNSLNVHDLIVFKKTYDVYIDAILQICPDPIHHARKALQELKDRGKKIGLISNTGKTPGVILRMMLKEVNLFDYFDDMIFSDEVGYLKPDERIFHLAAERLGVKRDETVFIGDLKVSDYDGAMGAGLGAHLFDHKKEDLYNVVIDYSGGYLE, translated from the coding sequence GTGCATAACTATGAATGTCTCATTTTTGATCTGTACAACACATTGATTTCGGACGACGGGATGGCCGAACGTGAAAAGTACCGTCTGGATTCGATTTACACGATACTTGAAAAATCGCTCTATCCGGTAAAATTCCAGACGCTTTCCGAGAAGTACGGCGAAATGATGGCAAAATGGGCGGAGTCCCAGGCCACCAACGGATGGTGCGTGCCGCCGTTCTATCAGGTGGAATACCTTCTTAATTCCCTCAACGTCCACGATTTAATCGTATTCAAGAAAACCTATGACGTATATATCGACGCGATTTTACAGATTTGCCCCGACCCGATCCATCATGCCCGGAAGGCGCTTCAGGAACTGAAGGACAGGGGTAAAAAGATCGGGCTGATTTCCAATACCGGGAAAACCCCCGGGGTTATCCTGCGTATGATGCTGAAAGAAGTCAACCTGTTCGACTATTTCGACGATATGATCTTTTCCGACGAGGTCGGCTACCTGAAACCCGACGAACGGATATTCCATCTCGCGGCGGAGAGACTCGGAGTGAAACGGGATGAGACGGTTTTTATCGGCGACCTGAAAGTCAGTGATTATGACGGCGCGATGGGCGCGGGTTTGGGCGCGCATCTGTTCGACCACAAGAAAGAAGATTTATACAACGTCGTTATCGATTACAGCGGCGGGTATTTGGAGTAA
- the pheS gene encoding phenylalanine--tRNA ligase subunit alpha codes for MKEELNGILQEAGKEVKKIKDKKLFDEIRVKFLGKKGALKEILGKLGSLSVEEKKEIGQLANEVKDKIQEMIDEASERIEKQERAARLKKGVGDTSVSREIPPVGYYHPLTVVLERMIGVFKNMGFTVEEGPELEEEYYNFDALNMPWYHPARDGHDSFYVTKGKLMRTHTSPMQARIMEKRKPPLAVVVPGRCFRRDAVDATHGHTFYQMEGFVVDKHITMADLKGTLLTWAKMMFGPQTKIRMRPDYFPFTEPSGELGVTCPVCGGKLCPVCKHTGWIEIAGCGMIDPEVLKNVGYDPENVSGFAFGMGLERIAMTVYGIRDIRYFLENDMRLLEQFVK; via the coding sequence TTGAAAGAAGAATTGAACGGTATCCTGCAGGAAGCCGGGAAAGAAGTTAAAAAAATCAAAGATAAAAAATTATTCGACGAGATTCGCGTGAAGTTTCTCGGGAAGAAGGGCGCGCTGAAGGAAATCCTCGGTAAACTCGGAAGCCTGAGTGTCGAGGAAAAGAAGGAAATCGGTCAGCTTGCGAACGAGGTAAAGGATAAGATACAGGAAATGATCGACGAGGCCTCGGAACGTATCGAGAAGCAGGAACGCGCCGCGCGCCTGAAAAAAGGCGTCGGCGATACTTCGGTCTCCCGCGAGATTCCCCCGGTCGGGTATTACCATCCGCTGACTGTCGTTCTCGAACGCATGATCGGCGTATTTAAAAATATGGGATTTACGGTCGAGGAAGGCCCCGAACTCGAGGAAGAGTACTATAACTTCGACGCGCTCAATATGCCGTGGTATCATCCCGCGCGCGACGGCCACGACAGTTTTTATGTCACTAAGGGGAAACTGATGCGCACGCATACCTCCCCGATGCAGGCCCGTATTATGGAGAAGCGCAAACCCCCGTTAGCGGTAGTCGTACCGGGGCGCTGTTTCCGCCGCGACGCGGTGGACGCCACCCACGGGCATACGTTCTACCAGATGGAAGGATTTGTCGTCGATAAGCATATTACTATGGCCGACCTCAAGGGCACGCTCCTGACATGGGCGAAAATGATGTTCGGGCCGCAGACGAAGATCAGGATGCGCCCCGATTATTTCCCGTTCACCGAACCGTCGGGCGAACTGGGAGTGACATGCCCGGTATGCGGCGGGAAGCTCTGCCCGGTGTGCAAGCATACGGGATGGATCGAGATCGCCGGATGCGGAATGATCGACCCGGAGGTATTGAAGAACGTCGGGTACGACCCTGAGAATGTGTCCGGGTTCGCGTTCGGTATGGGCCTCGAACGGATCGCGATGACTGTTTACGGTATCCGCGACATCCGTTATTTCCTCGAGAACGATATGCGTCTCTTAGAACAGTTCGTGAAATAG